A DNA window from Vicinamibacterales bacterium contains the following coding sequences:
- a CDS encoding tetratricopeptide repeat protein has protein sequence MAACALLLLVPGAIAAQPRPHANQGADGVERAADAAALAAIQAERWDDALTATLQLVARTERPAYVARLAEVYGHMHRPADEIAAWERFMAIAPEPARACPMIGRAYRGLGEFEHAVDAFARCLASEPDNVTLVYFLGLGHEWAGQLPEARVIYERAIAMAPPGYDYEVSIARLDLHQGNLAAARDRAVAVLAKVPAHVEGALVAGLAEQRAGRRQEARRFLELAARLSPEYFDVRLALGILDYTDSRTAPARGHFEAAFLADPSRRAEVQPWLDRTARPK, from the coding sequence ATGGCCGCGTGCGCCCTGCTGCTGCTCGTTCCCGGCGCCATCGCGGCGCAGCCGCGGCCGCACGCGAACCAAGGCGCGGACGGCGTGGAACGCGCGGCCGATGCCGCGGCCCTCGCAGCGATCCAGGCCGAGCGATGGGACGACGCCCTCACGGCAACGCTCCAGCTCGTCGCCCGGACCGAGCGGCCCGCCTATGTCGCCAGGCTGGCGGAGGTCTACGGCCACATGCACCGGCCCGCCGACGAAATCGCGGCGTGGGAACGCTTCATGGCGATCGCGCCCGAGCCTGCGCGGGCGTGCCCCATGATCGGACGGGCGTACCGCGGCCTGGGTGAGTTCGAACACGCCGTGGACGCGTTCGCGCGCTGTCTCGCCTCTGAGCCCGACAACGTCACGCTCGTGTACTTCCTCGGGCTCGGCCACGAATGGGCCGGTCAGCTCCCGGAGGCCCGCGTGATCTACGAGCGCGCCATCGCGATGGCGCCGCCGGGCTACGACTACGAGGTGTCGATCGCACGGCTGGACCTGCACCAGGGGAACCTCGCCGCGGCCCGCGACCGAGCCGTGGCAGTGCTCGCCAAGGTCCCGGCCCACGTCGAGGGCGCGCTCGTGGCCGGCCTGGCAGAACAGCGCGCGGGCCGCCGGCAGGAGGCGCGCCGGTTCCTCGAGCTGGCGGCGCGGCTGTCGCCCGAGTACTTCGACGTGCGGCTCGCGCTGGGCATTCTCGACTACACGGACTCCCGGACGGCGCCGGCGCGCGGTCATTTCGAGGCGGCGTTCCTGGCCGATCCGTCCCGCCGGGCCGAGGTGCAGCCCTGGCTCGACCGGACGGCGAGGCCCAAGTAG
- a CDS encoding tetratricopeptide repeat protein → MSNQSRLAMAAGTLAAFWIGLFGPMPPRAAEPAAAGSPDALASPGAGGEGAPPADVEALLAQSRDAFEAGQLQQALEPTRALTERFPNQHVYLWRLAQIHHGLEQTADEAAALELFMDRAPLPAEACPQIGQAYRRLGQFEKALNAFERCFESDARNPELAFFVGLANEWLTRFDTAAEFYTRAIGMASVHYDSATGLARLRLHTNRLGEALSLATGVLAAKPDHVDALLVAGLAEQRAGHPREARGYLEKAVELAPDYFDIQVALGILDMGDAHPAQARVRFETARRLDPSRADEVRTWLARTASAKEAS, encoded by the coding sequence ATGTCGAACCAGAGCCGCCTGGCCATGGCCGCCGGCACGCTGGCGGCGTTCTGGATCGGCCTGTTCGGCCCGATGCCGCCGCGAGCGGCCGAACCCGCGGCCGCCGGTTCGCCGGACGCCCTCGCCTCTCCAGGCGCCGGCGGCGAGGGCGCTCCCCCGGCCGACGTCGAGGCGTTGCTGGCCCAGAGCCGCGATGCCTTCGAGGCCGGACAGCTGCAGCAGGCCCTCGAGCCCACCCGCGCTCTGACGGAGCGCTTTCCGAACCAGCACGTCTACCTCTGGCGTCTCGCCCAGATTCACCACGGGCTCGAACAGACGGCCGACGAGGCGGCGGCCCTCGAACTGTTCATGGACCGTGCGCCGCTGCCGGCCGAGGCCTGCCCCCAGATCGGCCAGGCCTATCGCCGCCTCGGACAGTTCGAGAAGGCGCTGAACGCCTTCGAGCGCTGTTTCGAGTCCGATGCGAGGAACCCGGAGCTGGCGTTCTTCGTCGGCCTGGCGAACGAGTGGCTGACGCGGTTCGACACGGCCGCGGAGTTCTACACGCGGGCGATCGGGATGGCCAGCGTCCACTACGACAGCGCGACCGGGCTGGCGCGTCTTCGTCTGCACACGAACCGGCTCGGCGAGGCGTTGTCGCTGGCCACCGGCGTGCTGGCGGCGAAACCGGATCACGTGGACGCGCTTCTCGTGGCGGGCCTGGCCGAGCAGCGCGCCGGTCACCCGCGCGAGGCGCGTGGCTACCTTGAGAAGGCGGTCGAACTCGCGCCGGACTACTTCGACATCCAGGTGGCGCTCGGCATCCTGGACATGGGCGACGCGCACCCCGCGCAGGCGCGCGTCCGCTTCGAGACCGCCCGCCGGCTGGATCCGAGCCGGGCGGACGAGGTCCGCACCTGGCTCGCACGGACGGCGTCGGCGAAGGAGGCATCGTGA